A DNA window from Arachis duranensis cultivar V14167 chromosome 3, aradu.V14167.gnm2.J7QH, whole genome shotgun sequence contains the following coding sequences:
- the LOC107476751 gene encoding uncharacterized protein LOC107476751: protein MRGTGSHVTGSSNRSSSTENWRRSTTQIRQGRVPGWCGCGCRPVLRWSGMETHPNKPFFGCPNYNTSGKIWCGLFVWTNCVQEELPERAISGDDDGDRKMNFAWRMGKMEADIRNLKFITHVLGFGFLVVVVFVGMVLLKG from the exons ATGAGAGGAACTGGGAGCCATGTCACAGGAAGTTCCAACCGGTCATCGTCGACGGAGAATTGGAGAAGAAGCACAACGCAAATTAGGCAGGGGCGGGTTCCGGGCTGGTGCGGCTGTGGTTGTCGCCCGGTGCTAAGGTGGTCAGGGATGGAGACGCATCCTAACAAGCCCTTCTTTGGTTGCCCCAACTATAAT ACAAGTGGAAAAATATGGTGTGGGTTATTCGTCTGGACAAATTGTGTGCAAGAGGAGCTGCCTGAAAGAGCTATTTCAggagatgatgatggtgatagGAAGATGAACTTTGCATGGCGAATGGGGAAGATGGAGGCAGACATTAGGAATCTGAAATTCATTACTCATGTTCTTGGATTTGGGTTCTTAGTAGTTGTTGTTTTTGTAGGAATGGTGCTATTAAAGGGTTGA